A DNA window from Schistocerca americana isolate TAMUIC-IGC-003095 chromosome 4, iqSchAmer2.1, whole genome shotgun sequence contains the following coding sequences:
- the LOC124612709 gene encoding eukaryotic translation initiation factor eIF1 → MSIQNLNTFDPFADAIKGSDDDVQDGLVHIRIQQRNGRKTLTTVQGLSSEYDLKKIVRACKKEFACNGTVIEHPEYGEVLQLQGDQRENICQWLTKAGLAKPEQLKVHGF, encoded by the exons ATGTCCATCCAGAATCTTAACACATTCG ACCCCTTTGCTGATGCAATCAAGGGTTCAGATGATGATGTCCAAGACGGTCTCGTGCATATAAGAATTCAGCAAAGGAATGGTCGTAAGACGTTAACTACTGTCCAAGGACTTTCATCGGAGTATGACTTGAAGAAGATTGTCCGAGCATGTAAAAAG GAGTTTGCCTGTAATGGCACAGTAATTGAACATCCGGAGTACGGCGAAGTACTTCAGCTTCAGGGTGACCAGCGAGAAAATATTTGCCAGTGGTTGACAAAAGCAGGGCTTGCCAAGCCTGAACAGCTTAAAGTTCACGGGTTTTaa